One window of the Niallia circulans genome contains the following:
- a CDS encoding ABC-2 transporter permease, translating into MFNLIRRDAILQKRQLLVFIPFIIFFIVMNLDSVYIFLVASIFIPFNAYAYDEKAETNILLNSLPYTRKEIIASRYIGAIVYMLASILLTSAALFLFNKPFTLTDIVVGSGFFLLFAAFTFPLFYMLKPGYITTVVIISFLVLSAIGPRIVTFLGEHLTSITGFIINLSLPTLYTGATIFILVVYLASWGVATVIYQRKVF; encoded by the coding sequence ATGTTTAATTTAATAAGACGTGATGCAATCCTTCAGAAAAGGCAACTCTTAGTATTTATCCCTTTTATCATATTTTTTATTGTGATGAATTTAGACTCTGTTTACATTTTTCTCGTCGCTAGTATTTTTATCCCGTTTAATGCATATGCATATGATGAAAAAGCAGAGACAAATATATTATTAAATTCCTTACCTTATACACGAAAGGAAATCATTGCATCACGCTATATTGGGGCAATTGTGTATATGTTAGCATCTATTCTACTAACAAGTGCAGCCTTGTTTCTTTTTAATAAACCATTTACACTTACAGATATTGTCGTTGGGAGTGGTTTTTTCTTGCTGTTTGCTGCTTTCACCTTTCCATTGTTCTATATGCTTAAGCCTGGCTATATTACAACAGTGGTTATTATCAGTTTTCTTGTATTATCAGCCATAGGCCCTAGAATCGTTACCTTTCTAGGGGAACATTTAACCAGCATAACAGGTTTTATTATCAATTTATCCCTTCCAACTTTATATACAGGAGCGACCATTTTTATTCTTGTTGTCTATTTAGCCTCATGGGGAGTGGCGACAGTGATTTACCAGCGAAAAGTGTTTTAA
- a CDS encoding GAF domain-containing protein — MTGKIDTKEVWTRFIQEGSLEPANLTPEIEESWHLCRQKGLNPHDGITDCILTPEEFEERLVENELLITLAKQNVKRLQKFLRGWRFVIILTDRDGYILYKEGESSINIAAETIRFKEGAKWGEIEVGTNAIGLAARYKKPMMVRGYEHFSKASQQWNCSAAPIFNQHKDMIGVLNVSSLYQSINQPYVLACVKLIADSISLDWKKRCTRIWSFCCEQLSKALDNTLFVPLINTFVPFQKIFSKNIKSGLAHH, encoded by the coding sequence ATGACTGGTAAAATAGATACAAAGGAAGTGTGGACTCGGTTTATTCAAGAAGGATCTTTAGAACCAGCAAATTTAACACCAGAGATTGAAGAATCTTGGCATCTTTGTCGGCAAAAAGGCTTGAACCCACATGATGGAATAACTGATTGTATCTTGACCCCAGAGGAATTCGAAGAAAGATTGGTAGAAAATGAATTATTGATTACTTTAGCTAAGCAAAATGTTAAGCGTTTACAAAAGTTTCTGCGAGGCTGGCGTTTTGTTATTATTTTAACGGATAGAGATGGGTACATATTATATAAAGAAGGGGAAAGTTCAATTAACATTGCAGCAGAAACGATCCGATTCAAAGAAGGAGCAAAATGGGGAGAAATAGAAGTAGGAACAAATGCAATTGGTCTCGCGGCAAGATATAAAAAACCCATGATGGTTAGAGGGTATGAACATTTTTCGAAAGCATCCCAACAATGGAATTGTTCCGCCGCACCAATTTTTAACCAGCATAAAGATATGATAGGAGTTTTGAATGTATCTAGTCTCTATCAATCTATTAACCAGCCATATGTGTTAGCATGTGTTAAGCTTATTGCGGATTCCATTTCACTTGATTGGAAAAAAAGATGCACGAGGATATGGAGTTTTTGCTGCGAACAACTTTCCAAAGCACTGGACAATACATTGTTTGTACCATTGATAAATACATTTGTGCCCTTCCAAAAAATCTTCAGCAAAAATATCAAAAGTGGATTGGCACATCATTAA
- a CDS encoding sigma-54-dependent transcriptional regulator has protein sequence MRTTFQSTGQYIVCTIDKYICALPKNLQQKYQKWIGTSLSRFAQETGAVSAVHIPIMHQHRLIGYRIPLRAETSFVLNGSRGVSESYKQVMESIKNVAPTDTTVHLIGETGVGKKFLASCIHENSPKSTSPFYKLHCSMLTKDILQRFLSTDLQRLTKKKHQVVEEATIFLEEIGELSISSQQMLLTILQEKEREYHKSYRFITSSTKDIRDLVEQGIIDQDLFYYIYAYPIYLTPLRERNEDINALIDYYCDKNNWHPEWRINWKLLFSKGQWYGNVRELYNALDRCRILYKEVAPTEEQLYEQVMIAEKHMQKSYYRKDPKTKFEIQAITNALKKHHGNVSEAIKELNMSRATLYRKIKKYQLKNFL, from the coding sequence CTGCGAACAACTTTCCAAAGCACTGGACAATACATTGTTTGTACCATTGATAAATACATTTGTGCCCTTCCAAAAAATCTTCAGCAAAAATATCAAAAGTGGATTGGCACATCATTAAGTCGATTCGCGCAAGAGACTGGCGCAGTATCTGCTGTACATATCCCAATTATGCACCAACATCGACTCATTGGATATCGAATACCTCTCCGTGCGGAAACAAGCTTTGTTTTAAATGGAAGTAGAGGAGTAAGCGAAAGTTATAAGCAAGTGATGGAATCTATTAAAAATGTCGCACCCACAGATACTACGGTGCATTTAATAGGAGAAACAGGAGTTGGCAAAAAATTTCTTGCGAGTTGTATTCATGAAAATAGCCCAAAATCCACGTCCCCTTTTTATAAATTACACTGTTCGATGCTAACTAAGGATATTCTTCAAAGATTTCTTTCTACAGATTTGCAACGTTTGACTAAGAAAAAGCATCAAGTGGTTGAGGAAGCAACGATTTTTTTGGAAGAGATAGGAGAACTGTCGATTTCCTCTCAGCAAATGCTGTTAACCATCTTACAGGAAAAGGAAAGGGAATATCATAAATCTTATCGTTTTATCACATCTTCCACGAAAGATATCCGTGATCTAGTAGAGCAGGGGATAATAGATCAGGATTTATTCTACTATATTTATGCCTATCCCATTTATCTTACTCCTTTGCGTGAACGAAACGAAGATATAAATGCTTTGATTGATTACTATTGTGACAAAAACAATTGGCATCCGGAGTGGAGAATAAATTGGAAATTACTATTTTCAAAGGGACAATGGTATGGAAATGTTCGCGAATTATATAATGCTCTCGATCGATGCAGAATTTTATATAAAGAGGTTGCGCCAACTGAAGAACAGTTGTATGAGCAAGTAATGATCGCGGAAAAACATATGCAAAAATCGTACTATAGAAAGGATCCGAAGACTAAATTTGAAATTCAGGCAATTACAAACGCATTAAAAAAACATCATGGAAATGTATCAGAAGCAATAAAAGAACTAAATATGTCTCGTGCAACACTATATAGAAAAATAAAAAAATATCAACTAAAAAATTTTTTATAA
- a CDS encoding thiamine pyrophosphate-dependent dehydrogenase E1 component subunit alpha: MKKETAYWAYTKMNEIRKFEDQVHKIFSTGAIPGFVHLYAGEEAIAVGVCAHLTNKDYITSTHRGHGHCLAKGCDLNSMMAEIFGKETGICKGKGGSMHIADLDVGMLGANGIVGGGFPLAAGAALTAYVEGTDSVTVCFSGDGSNNHGTFHEAINIASILKLPVVFVVENNGFGEATPYHYSTSCKQIIDRAPGYSIPGVRVDGKDLVAVYNAAKDAVERARNGEGPTLIEAVTYRNYGHFEGDAQKYKSETDREKWPVDEDCIEIFKSYAFANDLLTEKEVEQIENEVEKAVDNAVEFAKNSKQPDPSMLLEDVYVNYK; encoded by the coding sequence ATGAAGAAAGAAACTGCTTATTGGGCCTATACGAAAATGAATGAAATTAGAAAGTTTGAAGATCAAGTTCATAAGATCTTTTCAACCGGGGCTATCCCAGGTTTTGTTCACTTGTATGCAGGAGAAGAAGCAATTGCTGTTGGTGTATGTGCACATTTAACGAATAAAGATTATATAACGAGTACACATAGAGGTCATGGTCATTGTTTGGCTAAAGGCTGTGATTTAAATAGTATGATGGCAGAGATTTTTGGAAAAGAAACAGGGATATGCAAAGGCAAAGGAGGTTCTATGCATATTGCTGACCTTGACGTTGGCATGTTAGGGGCTAATGGCATTGTTGGTGGAGGATTCCCCCTTGCAGCTGGTGCCGCTTTAACAGCCTATGTTGAGGGAACAGATAGCGTAACTGTCTGCTTTTCTGGAGATGGTTCCAATAATCATGGAACATTTCATGAAGCAATAAACATCGCTTCTATCTTAAAGCTGCCTGTTGTTTTTGTAGTAGAAAATAACGGTTTCGGGGAAGCCACTCCATATCATTATTCTACTTCCTGTAAACAAATTATTGATCGTGCACCTGGCTATAGTATTCCAGGAGTAAGAGTTGATGGAAAAGACTTAGTAGCTGTTTATAATGCTGCTAAAGATGCAGTGGAACGAGCTAGAAATGGAGAAGGTCCTACTCTTATTGAAGCGGTTACGTATCGAAATTATGGTCACTTTGAAGGAGATGCCCAAAAGTATAAATCGGAAACAGATCGTGAGAAGTGGCCAGTAGATGAAGACTGTATCGAAATCTTTAAATCGTATGCTTTTGCGAATGACTTGTTAACGGAAAAAGAAGTGGAACAGATTGAGAACGAAGTGGAAAAGGCAGTGGACAATGCAGTAGAATTTGCAAAAAATAGTAAACAGCCTGACCCATCCATGTTATTAGAAGATGTGTATGTCAACTACAAATAA
- a CDS encoding alpha-ketoacid dehydrogenase subunit beta, with protein sequence MGRKITFSQAINEAMDIAMERDNKVILIGEDVAGGATVDHLQDEEAWGGVFGVTKGLANKYGRKRVIDMPIAEAGYMGAAVASAVTGLRPISELMFNDFIGSCLDEVLNQGAKMRYMFGGKARVPLTIRTNHGAGASAAAQHSQTLYGMFTAIPGLKVVVPSNPYDAKGLLLSAIEDDDLVVFFEDKTLYSMKGEVPEGYYTIPLGKAEVKRAGSDLTIVAIGKMVHVAMEAADILASKGVEVEVIDPRSLSPLEEEPILDSVEKTGRLIIVDEANPRCSVATDIAALVANKGFDYLDAPIKTITAPHTPVPFATNLEQLYIPNAEKVVNTAYELINELTLAR encoded by the coding sequence ATGGGAAGAAAGATTACATTTTCACAAGCTATCAATGAAGCAATGGATATTGCTATGGAGAGAGATAATAAAGTTATCTTAATTGGAGAAGATGTTGCGGGTGGTGCAACTGTTGACCACTTACAAGACGAAGAAGCATGGGGTGGCGTTTTTGGTGTTACCAAGGGATTAGCAAATAAATATGGCCGTAAAAGAGTTATCGATATGCCGATTGCAGAAGCTGGATATATGGGAGCAGCTGTAGCATCAGCAGTTACTGGTTTACGTCCGATTTCAGAATTAATGTTTAACGACTTTATTGGAAGCTGTTTAGATGAAGTGCTTAATCAGGGAGCGAAAATGCGTTATATGTTTGGTGGAAAAGCAAGAGTGCCTTTAACTATTCGTACAAACCATGGCGCTGGTGCAAGTGCGGCCGCACAGCATTCCCAGACTTTATATGGTATGTTTACCGCTATTCCAGGTTTGAAGGTAGTTGTGCCATCTAATCCATATGATGCAAAAGGTTTATTACTTTCAGCAATTGAAGACGATGATTTAGTTGTATTCTTTGAAGATAAAACTCTTTATAGCATGAAAGGGGAAGTGCCGGAGGGATACTATACCATTCCGCTCGGAAAAGCAGAAGTGAAGAGAGCAGGTAGTGATCTTACCATTGTGGCAATTGGAAAAATGGTCCATGTTGCGATGGAAGCAGCAGATATTTTAGCAAGTAAAGGAGTGGAAGTGGAAGTAATCGATCCACGTTCATTATCTCCACTGGAAGAAGAACCAATTTTAGATTCTGTCGAAAAAACTGGAAGGCTAATTATTGTCGATGAAGCAAATCCACGCTGTAGTGTAGCAACCGATATTGCAGCACTTGTCGCTAATAAAGGATTTGATTATTTAGATGCTCCAATTAAAACAATAACGGCGCCACATACTCCAGTTCCATTTGCAACTAATTTAGAGCAATTATATATACCAAACGCAGAAAAAGTTGTCAATACGGCATATGAATTAATTAATGAATTAACTTTAGCTCGATAA
- a CDS encoding dihydrolipoamide acetyltransferase family protein, whose protein sequence is MSTAIVMPKLGMTMKEGTIVEWLKQPGESVTEGEGVAVISSEKLTSEVEAPSDGVLLKIIEDVDNEVEVGKPIGIIGNEKEAESESNHDVKEGKDSTLEEKEPAQQEAEVKVKDTNKRIRISPAARKLAQQLQVDTQKVTGTGPNNRITRRDIQAFADKRGEEKVPTKPKVEQETSTVVQPTGVNGEKLSVMRQTIAKRMQQSLFTTAQLTLHRKAEINALLDFQKDIKKQVMESELDVRLTLTVLIARAVTLSLRDKSFMNTHLIDDKLYLFDEVHLGIATSLDAGLVVPVVKNAERLPLGELAKAISSVTEKARNGQLPGNELTGSTFTISNLGQQGIEYFTPVLNTPETGILGVGTFIDELKLENGTVKTVKKLPLSLTFDHQVLDGAPAGDFLNRVVYYLEHPYLLVL, encoded by the coding sequence ATGTCAACTGCTATTGTGATGCCGAAATTAGGAATGACCATGAAAGAAGGCACCATCGTGGAGTGGTTAAAACAGCCTGGAGAATCCGTCACGGAAGGGGAAGGAGTGGCTGTTATTAGCTCAGAAAAACTTACAAGTGAAGTAGAGGCACCATCAGATGGAGTACTTCTTAAAATTATCGAAGACGTCGATAATGAAGTAGAAGTTGGAAAGCCAATTGGAATAATAGGTAATGAAAAGGAAGCGGAAAGTGAAAGTAATCATGATGTTAAGGAAGGAAAAGATTCAACGTTAGAGGAAAAAGAGCCGGCACAACAAGAGGCGGAAGTGAAAGTGAAAGATACAAATAAACGAATTCGGATCTCTCCTGCTGCAAGAAAACTTGCCCAACAATTGCAAGTGGATACACAAAAAGTTACAGGAACAGGACCAAATAATCGAATCACGCGAAGAGATATTCAAGCATTTGCTGACAAGCGTGGAGAAGAAAAAGTACCAACAAAACCAAAAGTGGAGCAAGAAACTTCAACTGTTGTACAACCAACAGGCGTAAACGGTGAAAAATTATCTGTTATGCGTCAAACCATTGCAAAACGAATGCAGCAAAGCCTGTTTACAACTGCACAATTAACATTGCATCGAAAAGCAGAAATTAATGCCCTGCTAGATTTTCAAAAGGATATTAAGAAACAAGTAATGGAAAGTGAACTTGATGTCCGATTAACTTTAACGGTGCTTATTGCCAGAGCCGTTACATTAAGCTTGCGTGATAAGTCCTTTATGAATACTCATTTAATTGATGACAAATTATATTTATTTGATGAGGTGCATTTAGGAATTGCCACATCTTTAGATGCCGGATTAGTCGTCCCGGTAGTAAAAAATGCAGAACGGCTTCCACTCGGGGAATTAGCAAAAGCTATATCGTCTGTAACGGAAAAAGCAAGAAATGGACAATTACCAGGAAATGAACTAACGGGATCAACTTTTACTATTTCTAATTTAGGCCAACAGGGAATTGAATATTTTACCCCAGTCCTAAATACCCCTGAAACAGGAATTCTTGGTGTAGGAACATTTATCGACGAATTAAAACTAGAAAATGGAACAGTAAAAACAGTGAAAAAATTACCTTTAAGCTTAACGTTTGATCACCAAGTGCTTGATGGAGCACCAGCAGGAGATTTCTTGAACCGAGTTGTTTATTATCTAGAACATCCATATTTACTAGTGTTATAG
- the lpdA gene encoding dihydrolipoyl dehydrogenase → MKKYDVVVLGGGTGGYVAAIRASQKGKTVAVIEKDKLGGTCLHRGCIPSKALLRTAEVFTTFKNAASFGVEVSGNIAVNFQKAQKRKEMIVRQLEAGIKGLMAKGKIDVYEGTGFFHSNSILKITDRAGKETSIEAKNTIIATGSKPRSLPGLTLDEKQVLSSDGALSLKELPKSIIIIGGGVIGMEWASLLNDFGVKVTVLEYSPRIVPTEDEDISQELQKIYTKKKVQIVTNALVDAKSCRLTEKGVQISAEVNGKKDIFSAEKLLVSVGRSPVVEGIGLENTAIKLEKGAIVVDENCRTHDHKIFAIGDCIPTLQLAHVAMHEGILAVDTIVGEETYLIPYEQIPRCIYTAPEIASVGISEATAKERGYEVKVGYFPFQAIGKALVHGEKEGFTKIIADKNTDDILGLTIIGPHATDLIGEAALGQMLEATPWEIAHTVHAHPTLSEVLGEAALAVDGLSLHM, encoded by the coding sequence ATGAAAAAATATGATGTCGTAGTCCTAGGTGGAGGTACGGGAGGGTATGTAGCAGCAATACGTGCTTCTCAAAAAGGAAAGACAGTTGCAGTAATAGAAAAGGATAAGCTCGGTGGAACTTGTCTTCACCGTGGCTGTATTCCAAGTAAAGCATTATTGCGTACAGCAGAAGTATTTACTACATTTAAAAATGCTGCAAGCTTTGGAGTAGAAGTAAGTGGAAATATAGCAGTGAATTTTCAAAAAGCGCAAAAAAGAAAAGAAATGATTGTGCGCCAATTAGAAGCTGGAATAAAAGGATTGATGGCGAAAGGGAAAATTGATGTCTATGAAGGGACCGGTTTCTTTCACTCTAATTCCATTTTAAAAATCACTGATCGAGCAGGAAAAGAAACAAGTATTGAAGCAAAAAATACAATTATTGCGACAGGTTCCAAACCAAGATCCTTGCCAGGCCTAACATTAGATGAAAAGCAAGTTCTTTCATCAGATGGGGCGCTGTCACTTAAAGAATTACCTAAAAGCATCATCATTATTGGTGGAGGGGTTATTGGCATGGAATGGGCCTCTTTACTTAATGATTTCGGTGTAAAAGTTACAGTTTTAGAATATAGTCCGCGAATTGTCCCGACAGAAGATGAGGACATTTCACAAGAATTACAAAAAATTTATACAAAGAAAAAAGTACAGATTGTAACCAATGCTTTAGTTGATGCAAAGAGTTGTAGATTAACAGAAAAAGGGGTGCAAATTAGCGCCGAAGTAAATGGAAAAAAAGACATCTTTTCCGCAGAAAAACTGCTTGTCTCCGTTGGAAGAAGTCCTGTAGTGGAGGGAATTGGTTTAGAAAATACCGCAATTAAACTGGAAAAAGGCGCAATCGTTGTAGATGAAAATTGTCGTACACATGATCATAAAATATTTGCAATTGGAGATTGTATCCCAACACTTCAATTAGCCCATGTTGCCATGCATGAGGGTATTCTCGCAGTGGATACAATTGTCGGGGAAGAAACATATTTGATTCCATATGAACAAATACCCCGTTGTATTTATACCGCACCGGAAATTGCAAGTGTAGGGATATCTGAAGCAACAGCTAAAGAAAGAGGATATGAAGTCAAAGTTGGATATTTTCCGTTCCAAGCAATTGGAAAAGCACTTGTTCATGGAGAGAAAGAGGGGTTTACCAAGATAATTGCCGATAAGAATACAGATGATATTCTGGGGTTAACGATTATTGGGCCACATGCTACAGATTTAATTGGCGAAGCTGCATTAGGTCAAATGCTCGAAGCAACTCCTTGGGAAATTGCCCATACCGTTCATGCCCATCCAACCTTATCAGAA